TTTCAGGAGGTCAGCAAGCTGCGGGCCGATTATGGCGTGGTGCCCGTGGAGAATTCCACCGAGGGCGTGGTCACCCACACGCTGGACATGTTTGTGGAAAGCGACTTGAAAATCGTGGCGCAGATCGTCATGCCCGTCCGCCAGTGCCTCATGGGCAATGTGCGGCGCGAGCAGATCCGCACCCTCTTTGTGCACCCCCAATCCCTGGCCCAATGCCGGGAGTGGATTCAGCGCGAGCTGCCGCGGGTGGAAATCATTGAAACCTCCAGCAACGCCCGCTCGGCCGAGATGGCCGCCAAAACCCCTCAATCCGCCGCCATCGCCGGCACTCTGGCGGCGGAACGTTACAAATTGCGCATCCTGGAATATGACGTGCAGGACAGCGCGGTGAACGTCACCCGCTTCCTGGTCCTGGGCCGCAAGTGCGGTCCGCCCACCGGCAAGGACCGCACCAGCATCATGTTCAGCGTTCGCGATGAGGTGGGCGCGTTGCACCGGGCGTTGACGCCCTTCCGCCAGTACCGCATCAACATGACAAAAATCGAGTCCCGCCCCAGCAAGCGCAAGGCTTGGGAGTACTTTTTCTTTGTGGATTGCGATGGCCACGTGCAGGACCGCAAGGTGGCGCGGGCCATCGAGCAATTGGAATTGCATTGCTCCTTCGTCAAAGTCCTGGGCTCCTACCCCAGCGTGGATTAGCCTGCCATGAAATCGCACCTGGCCCGCGCCCGTGAAGTGTTTGACCTGGAAATGGCCGGCCTGAAGGCCGTGCGGGCGCGTTTGGATGAGGCCTTCGACGCCGTGGTGGAGAAGTTGCTGGAAACCGTGCGTCAACAGGGCAAGGTGGTGGTGGTGGGGGTGGGCAAGTCCGGCATCATCGGGCGCAAAATTGCCGCCACCCTGGCCAGCACCGGGGTGACCAGTGTCGTCCTCGACAGCGTGGACGCGGCGCATGGCGACGTGGGCATTTTGAACGATGGCGACGTGGTGCTCATGCTCAGCTATTCCGGCGAATCAGAAGAATTAATCCATCTCCTGCCCGCCATCAAACGCTTCAACGTTTCCCTCGTGGCCGTTACCGGCTATCCCCATTCCAGCGTGGGACGGCATGCGCACCTGGTGCTCAATGTGCACGTGCCCAAGGAGGCCTGCCCCTTCAACCTGGCTCCCACCACCAGCACCACCGCCATGCTGGTATTGGGAGACGCCCTGGCGATGGCCCTGCTGGACGCCCGCGGGTTGAAACGCACTGATTTTGCCCGCTACCATCCCGCCGGTGCCATCGGCCGCGCCCTGTTGTTGAAGGTAGGCGACATCATGCGTACCGGCGAGCGTCATCCCATTGCCCGCGAAACCACCACCGTGCGCGAAGGCTTGTTGCTGATGACCCGGGCCAAGGCGGGCTGTCTGACCATCATCAATCGCCACGGCAAACTGGCGGGGGTCTTCACTGATGGCGATCTGCGCCGGCACATGGCCGACAATCCGCAGGTGCTTGATCGCCCGCTCCGCGAGGTGATGACCCCCCATCCCGTATGTGTGCGCGAGGACGCCCTGGCCGCTGAAGCCTTGAAAATTTTCAATGAACGCCGTATAGACGATCTGGTGGTCATCAACGCCCGCCGCGAGCCGGTGGGCCTGGTGGATTCCCAGGATTTGCCGCGCATGAAACTCATGTAACCCACTACACATCTATGCCCATGAAACACTCCCTCCTCTGGCCCGCGCTGATGGCCGCAGTTTTAATTATGGCACCCCGCACCGCTCAAGCCCAGAAGGCTGGCACGCAAACCCCGCAACGTTTTGCGGCCACCATCACCCGCGAAGTTCACCTCCAATACCTCCTGTACCTGCCCAAGGACTACACGGAGGATGCCGCCCGGCGCTGGCCGTTGTTGCTTTTCCTGCATGGCGCCGGCGAGCGGGGCTCGGACCTGAATAAAGTCGCCGTACACGGCCCCCCCAAGCTCATCCGTCAGGGCACCAACTTCCCCTTTATTGTGGTTTCCCCGCAATGCCCCACAGACGAACGCTGGCGGCCCGAGGAATTGATCCGGCTGCTGGACCATGTCTGCTTTCACTACGCCGTGGATACCAACCGCATTTATCTCACCGGCCTGAGCATGGGCGGCTTTGGCTCCTGGAGCCTGGCCTCGTTGTACCCGGAGCGCTTTGCCGCCGTGGCCCCCATCTGCGGCGGGGGCGAGGTCATTGATGTCCTCTTGGCCCCCCCCAAACGGCGCGAGGCCTTAAAAAACTTGGGCATCTGGGCTTTTCACGGCGCCAAGGATCCCGTGGTCCCGCTCTCGGAATCCGAGCGCATGGTGGGGGCCTTCAAGCGCGCCGGTTGTCAGGAAGTCGAGTTGACGGTTTATCCCGAAGCCCAGCACGATTCGTGGACGGAAACCTACGCGAATCCCAAATTGTACGAGTGGTTGCTCAAGCACTCGCGCTGAGGGCCGCGCCCCATGCGCCAGGGACACCGCTTGACTTATGTCCTTCATCACTGACGATTTCCTGTTACAGACCAAAACGGCCCGGCGGCTTTATCACGAATTCGCCGCGCCGCAGCCCATCCTCGACTACCACTGTCATCTGCCCCCCAAGGACGTGGCCGAGAACCGCCAGTTTCAGAACCTGTTTGAAATCTGGCTGGAGGGCGACCACTACAAATGGCGTGCCATGCGCGCCAATGGCGTGCCGGAGCGGTTGATTACGGGCGATGCTCCCCCCTACGAAAAATTCCTCGCCTGGGCGAAGACCGTCCCGCATACCCTGCGCAATCCGCTCTATCATTGGACACACCTGGAGCTGCGCCGTTATTTCGGCATTCGCGAGCTGCTGGATGAGACCACCGCCCCCAAAATCTGGCAGCGGGCCAACGCACAGCTCGCCCGGCCGGAATTTTCCGCGCAGGGCATTTTGCAAAAGTTCAAAGTGGTGGCGGTTTGCACCACCGACGACCCGGCGGATGATTTGCGCTATCATCAGGCCCTGGCCCGCACCAGCCTCCCCTGCAAGGTGTATCCCACCTTCCGTCCGGACAAGGCGCTCATGGTGCACCGGCCCGACGTGCTCCAGCCATGGCTGGCGCAACTGGAAAAGGTCAGTAACACCGACATCCGCAATCTGGACGGCCTCTTGACGGCTCTGAAAAAGCGTCACGACTTTTTCCACGCCCTGGGGGGCCGCCTGTCGGACCACGGCCTGGAGCGGTGCTACGATGCTTTCATCGCCGAGCGCCGCGCCGCGGCCATCTTTGCCAAAGCCCGTGCCGGGCGTCCTGTGACCCTGGAGGAGCAATTCCAGTTTGCCAGCTTTATGATGCTCCAGTTCGGTTACTGGGATGCCGAGAAGGGCTGGACCAAACAGTTGCACATTGGCGCCCAGCGCAATAACAACACCCGCCTCTTCCGCCAGCTCGGCCCCGATACCGGTTTCGATTCCATCGGCGACTGGCCCCAGGCGCGCGCCTTGGCCAATTATCTGGACCGCCTGGACCAGGAAAACCGCCTGCCCAAGATGGTGCTGTACAACCTCAATCCTGCGGCCAACTACGTCTTCGGCACCATGATCGGCAACTTCCAGGACGGCAGCGTCCCCGGCAAGATCCAGTGGGGCAGCGGGTGGTGGTTCCTCGATCAGAAGGAGGGCATGGAATGGCAGCTCAATGCCTTGTCCAACCTGGGACTCCTCTCCCGTTTCATCGGGATGTTGACCGACTCGCGCTCCTTCATGAGCTACCCGCGCCATGAGTATTTCCGGCGCACGCTGTGCAACCTGCTGGGGCGGGATGTGGAAAACGGCGAGCTGCCCGATGACGATGCCCTGCTGGGGCCGCTGGTGCAGAACATTTGTTTTACAAATGCCTTGAACTTTTTGGGGCTGCCGGCGGTGGGCCGGGCATAAACGATGGGATGTCTTTGATGGGTGTGCATAGGCGGGGCCGGCGTGTCGTCGGCTCAAGAAGCAAATAAAATTGTATTTATTAGTAAAGCTAAAATCTTAATAATATTTTTGCGTTGGCTAAAATGTTATTATATTTGCCGCAACGTCATGCAAATGACTAATCGCCCAATGCGCATGATTCGTCGGCCTAACTTGGTGGCCTTTTGGGCCAGCCCTTCCTCCTTTGTCCTATGATGAATGCCATTCCCGCCATGGATCCCATCCCGCTGCCCGCGCCGGTGTGGCTCTTCAAACTGCTGCACATCCTGACGCTGGCCCTGCACTTCGTCACCGTGGAGATGCTGCTGGGCGGCCTGCTGGTGGCGGCCTGGCTTAATTTCCTGGGCACCCGCGGCGGCCCGCTGGCGGGGGCGCGGCTGACCGCCGGGGCGGCGCTGGCCAAACGCCTGCCGATCGTGATGACCTATGTCATCAATTTGGGGGTGCCCCCCCTCCTTTTTGCCCAGGTGCTTTATGGACGGGCCTTGTACACCAGCAGCGTCCTCATTGGGGCCTGGTGGATAGCCGTCATCTTCCTGCTCATGGGCAGTTACTGGCTGCTGTATCGCTTTGCGGGGCGTGCCCAGGCGGGGCAGGCGGGCTGGATGGGCGCCCTGCTGGCATGGCTCATGGCGGGCATGATTGCCAAAATCTACTCCACCAACATGACCCTTATGCTGCGGCCGGACGTGTGGGTCTCCATGTATTCCACCAGCGCCCACGGCACCCTGTTACCGCCGCATGATCCCACCTTGATGCCGCGCTGGTTGTACATGCTGACGGGCGGCTTTGCGGTGGCAGGCCTGTGGATGATCTGGCTGGCCGCCAACCGCAACATCGCCGACGAGGCGCGCAATTATCTGGCGGTGCGCGGCGGGGCCTTGGCTGCGGTGGGCGGGCTGGCCCTGGCGCTTCTGGGCCTGTGGGTTTTGCGCGCGCAACCCGAGGCCGTCCGGCAGGGGTTGAGCCAGTCCGGTCTGATGCAGGGCGCGCAAATCGGCTGGATGTTGGGGCTGGTGTTGATTTTGGCTGCGGGCCTGTGGAGTCTGCTGGCGCGGCCCCTGTCGCGCCTGGCGGGCACACTTGCTGCGGTGGGCGCGGTGGTGTGCATCGGTGGCATGACGGTGGTGCGGGACGGCATTCGCGATCTGAGCCTGGCGGCCAAGGGCTTCGCCATTCAAGGGGTGGACTTGTGGCAGCGGGCCACCCATGTGAATTGGGGGGTGCTAATTCTGTTCTTTGTCACTTTTGTCATCGGGCTGGCGCTGGTGGGCTGGCTCATTTCCGTGGTGTTGCGGGCCAAACCTGTAACTGAAAAGGTGAACGTATGAGTTCCTCCAAGGATTTTCCAGCGGACAACCCCTCCATGGCCGCCACGCCGGGGGCCTCGGGCGAGGCCGTGGACCGGCGCGTTTTCATCGGTGCCGCCATGGGCGGGGTGGGACTTTGTTATTTGGCCGCCATCGGTTATCCGGTTTATCGCTACCTGGCCTCCCCCGTGGAACGGGCCGAAGCCCAGGCGGCAGTGACAGAAGTAACGTTGCCCGAGGCGCACAAACTGCCGCGCAAGAGTGCGTTGATGTTCAAGTTTGGGCCGTTCACGGCTTTGTTAATCCACCATGAGGATGGCACCTGGAGCGCCTTCAATGCCAAGTGCACGCATCTGGGCTGCACCGTGAAATACGAGCCGCACCACAACCGCATTTTTTGCGAGTGCCATGGCGGCATTTACGATGCCAAAAGTGGGGCCAACACTGGCGGCCCGCCGCCGCGCCCCCTGCAGGTGTATCAGGTCAAGGTGTCGGAATCTGGCGTGGTGGTATCCAAGAGCTGAGGAGCCGCACTATGAAATCTCGCATGGCTGCACTTTACGGTTGGTTGGATGAACGCCTGGGGCTGGAGGAGCTGCTGGAGTTTGCCCGCCACAAAACAGTGCCGGTCCACAAGCATACCTTCTGGTATTATTGGGGCGGCATTTCCTTGTTTTTCTTCATGGTCCAGCTCTTCACCGGCGTCTTGCTGCTGGTCTATTACCGCCCCGGGCCGGAGGCGTATGACTCGGTCCGGCAAATCACCTACGACATCAATTTTGGCTGGCTCATCCGCAGCACCCATTCCTGGGCGGCCAATCTGATGTTGGTGGCCATCTTTGTGCACATGTTCAGCGTCTTTTTCATGAAGGCTTACCGCAAGCCGCGCGAATTCGGTTGGTGGAGCGGCCTGGCGCTGCTGCTCATGACCATGTTGTTTGGGTTCAGCGGTTACCTGCTGCCCATGGACGAGCTGGCCTTTTTTGCCACCAAAATTGGCCTAGAAATGCCGGAGAAAATCCCCTGGATTGGCCCCAAGATTGCCAGCCTTTTGCGGGGCGGCCTCGAGGTGAACGAATTCACGGTACAGCGTTTCTTTGCCCTGCATGTGGTGATTCTCCCGCTGCTTTTCCTGCCGTTGCTGGGCTTTCACTTGTGGCTGGTGCAGAAACATGGCAACGCCCTGCCACCCTCCGAGGAGGCCAAACCCGCGGAGCAGCGGCGCTCGATGCCGTTTTTCCCGAATTTTCTCGCCAAGGATCTGGCCATGTGGCTCATCGCGCTGAACGTGCTCGCCGTGCTCGCCGCCTTGTTCCCCTGGCAGTTGGGCGAGCAGGCCGATCCCACCAAGGCCCCTCCGCCGGGCATTCATCCGGAATGGTATTTCATGAGCATGTTTTATGTGCTGGAACTTTTCCAGGGCACCTGGGGACTGGCCTTGAGCATGGGCATCTTTACCTTGGGATTGGTGCTGTGGATGCTGATTCCCTTTTTTGACCCCGACAGCCGCAACGGAAAACGCGCCCGCCAGGCCACCTGGTTTGGCCTGTTGGTGGTGTTCATTCTCACTCTCACCACCATCCTGGGCTATTGGGGCGTCTATGGCAAAGGCCACTAACCTCTGGAGCGTATTATGAATTATCCATTTTGGGATGTGCCACACATCGGCAGCGGGTGGGTGATCGGCCTCATTGCGATCTTCCACGTCATGATCTCGCATTTCGCCGTCGGCGGCGGCTTTTACCTGGTGCTCGCTGAACGCAAGGCCCTGCGCGAAAACCGTCAGGACTGGCTGGAGATTCTGCGCGGCCACGCCAAATTCTTCCTGATCCTGACCGGCGTTTTTGGCGCGGCCTCCGGCGTGGGTATCTGGTTTGCCATCGGCCTGGCGCACCCTGAGGCCACCAGCACGCTCATTCACAATTTCGTTTTCGGCTGGGCCATTGAATGGGTGTTCTTCATGGTCGAGCTGACCACGGCAGCCGTCTATTACTACACCTACGGCCGCATTTCCAACGAATTGCACCTGAAAGTGGGCTGGCTTTATGCCGTGGCCTCCTTTTTGACGTTGGTCATCATCAACGGCATCCTCACTTTCATGCTCACCCCGGGACAGGCCTGGCTCAATCACGCCCTGACCGGCCGCGAGGCGGACTTTTTCTGGCAGGCCTTCTTTAACCCCACCTACTGGCCCAGCCTCGTCTTGCGCACGCTGGTTTGTGTCTCCCTGGCCGGTATCTGGGCGTTGGTGACGTGCAGCCGTCTGGACGGGGAGACTCACGGAAACTTGAAGACGGAGCTGGTGCGGTGGAGCGCCAAGTGGCTCATTCCCTCCTTTTTCCTGATGCCGCTGGTCATGGTGTGGTACCTGCTGGCGGTGCCGGAGACGCAGCGCGAGCTGCTCAAGCTGGGCATCTCCACCATCGGCTCGGGCGCGTTCACCCAGGTGACTCGTGTGGGACTGGTCATCATCATGGCCTCGGCCACCATTGTGCTGGTGGTGTACTTCCTGGCATGGCGGTCACCCAAGGATTTTACCTTCAGCCACGCGGTGGCGGTCTTGTTGCTTGGCCTGGTGGCCACCGGCGCGGGCGAGTACACCCGGGAAACCCTGCGCAAGCCTTACGTGGTGGGGCAACACATGTACTCCAACGGCGTGCGGGTCAAATGGGTCGAGAAATACAACAAAGAAGGCTACCTAAAAAACAGCCCATGGGTGCGGCAGGATCCTGCTCTCCCACCGGCCCTGGCGGTGGGTGAAGCCATGTTTCGCGGCCAGTGCATGAGCTGCCACACCCGCGATGCCTATCGCTCCATGGAACGCCTCCTGGCCGGGCGCAACCGGGAGTCCATCGGCAACGTCCTGAAAATTCTCCACGAAAACGGCGAGCCATACCGGCGCTACATGCCGCCCCTGGTGGGGACGGAAGATGAAATCAAAGCCCTGGGCGATTATTTGCTGACGCTGGCCAAGCCCGCCGCGCCGGCCACCAATGCCGCCCCGGCGGCGCTTGCCAGCAAGCCTTGATTCCAGTGCCCCTCGGTGGGCTGTCCGTTTCTCACCAAACCCGTAACCGCAGCGGGCCGCCGCCGGGCTTCTCAAAGGGGCCGGGCGTGGGGGAGGAAGGGCTGCGCTTTTTGCCAAAATAGTCCACGTCAATCTTCAAAGGTGAGCCGTCGGGATTGACATACGGTTCATTAGGGACCCTGGCGCGGCCCAATAATTCCGAGCTTACCAAACCTGCTCCCGCACGGGCCAATGCCGAACCGGGGGCAAAATGCAGGAAGAAGCGTCCCTGTTGCTCTTCCAACTTCAAATGCGGATTTAGATTCGTCAGCACCAGCGGATATTTCTCGGCCTGCGTTGGCTCTGCGCCGTGCAAATATACGTTGCCGGCGGCGTACGTGGGAAATTCGCGTCCGTCGTACCCCCACAAACCGTGGCTGACAACCCAGCGCAGCTCCTTGAGGTTGCCGCGGCGCTCCGGGGGCGTGATTTGGCCGGGGCCGACGAAGATGTTGTTGTAAAACCGGTTGTCGCCGCCGGTGGTTTTAGCCAGCCCCGCCACGGCCGTAGTATGGTTGCGGTGGTAAGGCGTGTCGCGGGAAGGCTCCGGCCGGTTGCTGATGTGGCCACTAAAAAGATTGTGCACATAGGCTCCCCCTTCAGACATGTCGAGCAGATTGCGATTGGACAAAAAGATGTTGTTGTCCACCAGGAAAGGCCCGTGATTCACCTCCATGAACACATCCTCCCAGGCGTTGTCGTGGAACAGATTTTGGGTCACTCGCGTGCCCTGGGCCATCCAGTCCAGCCACAGGCCGCGGCAGGTGCGGTAGATGTGATTGCGGCGGATGACCGTATCAATGGCGCCATGAAATTTGATCCCGGCCATTTCGGCGCCCGTGAACAGCTCGCGGACATGAATGTCATGAATGACATTGTCAGTCACCGTGCAAAAAGCGGAGCCCAGGCTGCCCACAATGGCGGTCTGCTCACAATGCGAGATGTGGTTGCTGCGCACCACGTGATGGCCAATATGTTCACGCGTCCAGGGGATGGGATGCGCATGGGCGCGTTTGATGGTTTCTACGTAACCTTCGGCCGTATCGGCAGATGTATTATCATACTTGTCGCCGTGTTTGCCCAGGGCGATGCCGGAGCAGATGGAATGGCTGATGATGTTGTTTTCTATAATCCAGCCCTTGCTCCAGTGGGTGCCAATCAGCCCCACCTGCTCGGCAGTGGGCGGCGCCCAGGGAGTGGCGGCATGACGCATGACAAACCCTCGCACCGTGATGTAGTTGCGTCCCGGTTGGTCAGGGTAAAATACTGTGCGCCGCACATTGATTTCCACCAGCTCCTCGTTGGGATTGACGCGCGGAAACTGCGCAAACAGGGTGGTGTGCGTTTCATTTACCTGCCCAAACCACAACGGGGCCGACAGGGGGGCGGGCTGCAGACCTTTGAAGACGAAGTACACCGTCTGGCGGCCGCTCAGCGGCAGGACGCGCGCCGTGAAGGTCTCCCAGCCCTGCCAGTCGCCGGTGTGGGGGATGACAACGCGCCCCACCTGCGGGCCGTCAGGGCGGTCTAAATGGAATTCAATGAGGCCCCCTTGCGCCGCGGAAGCCCCGCGCACTTCGAGGCTTTCGGTGCGGGCGCCAAAGTCCACGTTGTCAAAACGCAGCCAGTGCCCATGCTCAATAAAACCCACGCAGTCCCCACCCTCGCTGCAGGGGGCGTTTTGCGTGCCTTTTTTGGCGCTGTAGCGGGTGGCAGGCACGCAGTCACCGGCCCCCTGGTTGGGCACAGGCCGAAACCAGGCCACATTGAGCAGATAACCTTGGCGGGCACGCTGCAACCAGGCGGGGGTCTCGCCGGCGGGCAGGAACAAATCATCCAATTGCGCGGCTTCAATGAGCCAGTCCCCGTTCAAATACACCGCCCCGGTATGATGCACGCGGCCTTTGGGGTTGAACCAGTCGCCGCGGATAACATCGCGGTAGGGGTTAAAGTCCCCAAACAAAGCATTGGGCAGGGTTACTTTCCAGACATCGTTGGAGACGCGCACCCAGTTTTTAATCACCTCCGAGCCTTTAATTTCCACGCGCTCCCCTTTTGCTGCCTGGAAGGTAATGCGCTGGCGATCCGAGGTGCCGCCCCGCGGCGGGTTGATCCGCTCGCGGTACGTGCCGGCATGGACGGTAACCGTATCCCCGGGCTGGGCGGCCGCGGCGGCGCGTTGAATGGTGCGGAAAGGCTTGGCTCGCGTGCCCGGTGCCTGGTCGTCGCCGTCGGGGGCAACATGGTATTCGGCGCCAAACGCCGCAGCCAGGCCTGCACACAAAGACAATAGAAGTATGAGCGCTGGTTTCATGTGATGACGGCATCGAAGTAATCCCAAATGCCGCCGGGGTCAAGCCGGCAAATCCATCGGGCCGGGCGGAGGGAGGGCGTTAATTAGAAACTGTAGCTGAGCGTGAGGGCGCCGAATTCGGTATAATTGTTCTGCCCCTTGAATTCTTTGCCCCAGAAAACGTAGGTGAAAGCAGCTTGAACGCCCCGGTAATAAAAGGCCATGCCCACTTCGGCCACCGGCACCATCCATTCCTTGTCCACGCTGCGGCTGTCGCGCCAGGTATTGCCATCCAGGGTGATGTCCCGCGCCACCAGGTTCACATTGCCTCCCCCAAACCAATACACGCCCCACCGGGGGCTGCCCGCTTCCCGGGGCTGCCGCGGCGGCGGCAAATGCACCATGCCCCGCATGAGGGTGGTGCCAAAATCATCTGGAACGCGATAACCAAAGCGCAACTGGGCGCCCACCTGGCCCTGGATCAACACATTGCCCAGCATGGCGTTGGCAATGGGAAGCGCCTCGACGCTGAACCCCCGGGACTCACCCCACAGGGCATATTTGCGGCGGTGCTCATAAACCAGATTCAAAATGGGTTCATTGCGGAGCTGGTATTCCCAGCCTTGGGGCTGCTTGCTGTCCACCAGGTCGTGCACGAACTTTTGCGTTTCCTCAGCCAGGGACCACGGCCCCACCACGCCCGTGATCAACTTGAGGCCGTGGTAGAGATGATCCCGTTCCACGTGGAGCGACAGCCCGGCAAACAGCAGGCCGGCGTAGGGCCGGTCATTGGGGTCAGGCACGGCAAGGGAAGTATCGGCGGGCGTCACCATGATCTGGCCCAGCTCGTAACTCACCGTCCGCCTCCCCTCGCCCCATGGCAGCCGGTCCATCAGAGGATCCAGCCAACTGCGGCCACTGTGGGAAAGGGACAGGGCAATGCCGTCGGTATAAAAACGATCCGCTCCCGCAAAGGTGTCGTTCTCCCAGCGCAGGGAAAAAGTCCATTGGCGAGGCGCCTCGGTAGGAGCGGGCGCCGCCGCCCAGCCGTCCACGCCCGGCCAGAGCAGCGCCAGGCATGCACCTGTGATGCAGCGCAGCTTCATATCCTCTCCATCATTTGTTGGACGCTCATTTCAGCCGTCTGAGAATTGCCGCCTTACGCATTCTTATCTTAATAGAACCACCAGTTGGTTGAAAGTTACAAGCAGCCGGCCTCGCCCATCAAGCGGCGGCTGCTTGCAAAAGTCTTTAGATCCCCCGGGCCAGACGCCGGTGCACTGCGGGCATGGGCAGCCGGTTCAGTTCGGTGCGGGTGATCCACCGGGCTCGCTCATCCCTTGGGGGCAGGGGCAGGGCCTTGGCCCGCCAGACACGCATCTCATAACGATGGCATGTGATGTTATGCCGATAGGTGCCAGCGGCGCGCAAGTCGTGGGCCGTGACGCCCAGCTTCCGGCGTAGCCATTGAACGAGTCTCCGTCGTTCTGCGGCCTTATCTACCCCTTCATTGGCTTCCGCCGGAAGTTCGTAGGCGGGAAATTCCCACAAGTTGCCATTGACACCCTCAGCGGGTCTTTGCCGCACCAAAATTTGATTTCCCGCTTCCACCACGGCGGCCAGGGTAATCCGTTTAATAACCGCTGCCCGCCGCTCCCTGACGGGCAGTTGGTGTGTTTGCTGATGCGTGCAGGCAAAACAGCCCCCGCGCAACGGACAGGCATCACAACGGGGTTGCCGGGGAGTGCAAATGACGGCCCCCAGCTCCATCAGAGCCTGGTTGAGGGCGGAGCAGGCGCGTGGAAACAAGTGCGGTTTTTTTTGTCCGCTCTCCGCCGCCAGTTGGACCCAGGCTTCCGCCAAAGCCCAAAGTTGCTTTTGGGCTGCGGCGGTGCCTGGATTTTGGTGGAAGCCGTGAAAGCGGCAAAGCACCCGTTGCACGTTGCCATCGAGGATTGGCGCCGGTTGATTGAAGGCAATGCTCAGCACGGCGCCCGCGGTGTAACGCCCAACGCCGGGCAGCTCCAGCCAACCGGCCGGCGTGGTGGGAAATTGACCTTGATGTTGCTCAACGAGCTGCCGTGCCGCGGCTTGCAGGTGGCGGGCCCGGCGGTAGTAACCCAGCCCTTCCCAAAGTTTCAACACCTTTTGCGCGGAGGCCTCAGCCAGAGCCTGCACCGTGGGCAGCTCGCGCATCCAGCGTTCCCAGTAGGGAATGACGATGGCCACCTGCGTTTGTTGGAGCATGACTTCCGAAATCCAAATCGCATAAGGATCGGTGGTGCGTCGCCAGGGCAGGGGACGGGCTTCCCGCGCAAACCACTTCAGCAAAGCCCGCACCCAGCGGGTTGAGGGTGGCGCAAGGCGATTTGTCGGACCACGCATGGAGCAAAAAGTAGCTGTTTTCCCCGTTCGCGCAGCAGGAATTATCGCCGGTGCGGCCCGGGGGGGGAGTTGGAGCTTGTCGGTACGGTCGGCAGCGCTAAACTCGCCACCATGCAACGAGTACCTGCCTTTAGGTCGAGTATTGCGATCATTCTTTTGTTCCAAGCCGCGGTGTGGACGGGGCGCGGTGCGGCGGCCGCCGAGGACACCCTGTTGTGGTATCGCCAGCCGGCCTCCCGCTGGACGCGGGCCTTGCCGGTCGGCAATGGCAGGCTGGGAGCGATGGTCTTTGGCGGAGTATGGCGTGAGCGGCTGCAATTCAATGAAATCAGTCTATGGTCCGGTGGCCCGGAGGACCCCAACAACCCGGAGGCCTTGAAAGCGCTGCCGGAAATCCGCCGCCTGCTGGCCGAAGGCAAACAAACAGAAGCGGATCGGCTGGGTGTGCAGAAATTGATTTGCGCCGGTAAGGGTTCCGGCCACGGGCGCGGCGCCCGGGTGCCCTATGGTTCCTATCAAACCTTTGGCGATGTGTGGATTGAGTTTGCCGGCGACACCAATCAGGTGCCTTCCGCCTATCGTCGGCAGTTGGATTTGGACACAGGGCTGGCGCGTACCACTTATCAGCTTGGGCACGTGACCTTTACCCGCGAAATCTTTGCCAGTCATCCGGACCAAGCACTGGTCATGCTGTTGGGGGCGGATCAGCAAAACCAGTTGTCTTTCACTGTGGCGTTGCGCCGTTCCGAAATGGCGGTCACCCGCGCGGTTTCCTCCAATGAACTGGTC
The nucleotide sequence above comes from Verrucomicrobiia bacterium. Encoded proteins:
- a CDS encoding cytochrome ubiquinol oxidase subunit I, yielding MNYPFWDVPHIGSGWVIGLIAIFHVMISHFAVGGGFYLVLAERKALRENRQDWLEILRGHAKFFLILTGVFGAASGVGIWFAIGLAHPEATSTLIHNFVFGWAIEWVFFMVELTTAAVYYYTYGRISNELHLKVGWLYAVASFLTLVIINGILTFMLTPGQAWLNHALTGREADFFWQAFFNPTYWPSLVLRTLVCVSLAGIWALVTCSRLDGETHGNLKTELVRWSAKWLIPSFFLMPLVMVWYLLAVPETQRELLKLGISTIGSGAFTQVTRVGLVIIMASATIVLVVYFLAWRSPKDFTFSHAVAVLLLGLVATGAGEYTRETLRKPYVVGQHMYSNGVRVKWVEKYNKEGYLKNSPWVRQDPALPPALAVGEAMFRGQCMSCHTRDAYRSMERLLAGRNRESIGNVLKILHENGEPYRRYMPPLVGTEDEIKALGDYLLTLAKPAAPATNAAPAALASKP
- a CDS encoding carbohydrate-binding protein gives rise to the protein MKPALILLLSLCAGLAAAFGAEYHVAPDGDDQAPGTRAKPFRTIQRAAAAAQPGDTVTVHAGTYRERINPPRGGTSDRQRITFQAAKGERVEIKGSEVIKNWVRVSNDVWKVTLPNALFGDFNPYRDVIRGDWFNPKGRVHHTGAVYLNGDWLIEAAQLDDLFLPAGETPAWLQRARQGYLLNVAWFRPVPNQGAGDCVPATRYSAKKGTQNAPCSEGGDCVGFIEHGHWLRFDNVDFGARTESLEVRGASAAQGGLIEFHLDRPDGPQVGRVVIPHTGDWQGWETFTARVLPLSGRQTVYFVFKGLQPAPLSAPLWFGQVNETHTTLFAQFPRVNPNEELVEINVRRTVFYPDQPGRNYITVRGFVMRHAATPWAPPTAEQVGLIGTHWSKGWIIENNIISHSICSGIALGKHGDKYDNTSADTAEGYVETIKRAHAHPIPWTREHIGHHVVRSNHISHCEQTAIVGSLGSAFCTVTDNVIHDIHVRELFTGAEMAGIKFHGAIDTVIRRNHIYRTCRGLWLDWMAQGTRVTQNLFHDNAWEDVFMEVNHGPFLVDNNIFLSNRNLLDMSEGGAYVHNLFSGHISNRPEPSRDTPYHRNHTTAVAGLAKTTGGDNRFYNNIFVGPGQITPPERRGNLKELRWVVSHGLWGYDGREFPTYAAGNVYLHGAEPTQAEKYPLVLTNLNPHLKLEEQQGRFFLHFAPGSALARAGAGLVSSELLGRARVPNEPYVNPDGSPLKIDVDYFGKKRSPSSPTPGPFEKPGGGPLRLRVW
- a CDS encoding lipid A deacylase LpxR family protein, producing MKLRCITGACLALLWPGVDGWAAAPAPTEAPRQWTFSLRWENDTFAGADRFYTDGIALSLSHSGRSWLDPLMDRLPWGEGRRTVSYELGQIMVTPADTSLAVPDPNDRPYAGLLFAGLSLHVERDHLYHGLKLITGVVGPWSLAEETQKFVHDLVDSKQPQGWEYQLRNEPILNLVYEHRRKYALWGESRGFSVEALPIANAMLGNVLIQGQVGAQLRFGYRVPDDFGTTLMRGMVHLPPPRQPREAGSPRWGVYWFGGGNVNLVARDITLDGNTWRDSRSVDKEWMVPVAEVGMAFYYRGVQAAFTYVFWGKEFKGQNNYTEFGALTLSYSF
- the mutY gene encoding A/G-specific adenine glycosylase, which codes for MRGPTNRLAPPSTRWVRALLKWFAREARPLPWRRTTDPYAIWISEVMLQQTQVAIVIPYWERWMRELPTVQALAEASAQKVLKLWEGLGYYRRARHLQAAARQLVEQHQGQFPTTPAGWLELPGVGRYTAGAVLSIAFNQPAPILDGNVQRVLCRFHGFHQNPGTAAAQKQLWALAEAWVQLAAESGQKKPHLFPRACSALNQALMELGAVICTPRQPRCDACPLRGGCFACTHQQTHQLPVRERRAAVIKRITLAAVVEAGNQILVRQRPAEGVNGNLWEFPAYELPAEANEGVDKAAERRRLVQWLRRKLGVTAHDLRAAGTYRHNITCHRYEMRVWRAKALPLPPRDERARWITRTELNRLPMPAVHRRLARGI